A region from the Benincasa hispida cultivar B227 chromosome 8, ASM972705v1, whole genome shotgun sequence genome encodes:
- the LOC120082851 gene encoding tyrosine decarboxylase-like has translation MGSINNEIDDISFHVVNPLDPEEFRSQAHKVVDFIADYYKNIEQFPVVSQVHPSYLRKTIPQQSAPNAPESLESILQDVSRHVVPGITHWQNPNFFAYFPASNSTAGLLGEMLSTGFNVVGFNWLSSPAVTELEMLVVDWFGEMLNLPKSFLFSGGGGGGGVLQGTTCEAILCTLVAARDKKLKEIGREKLSKLVVYGSDQTHMSLQKAAHVAGFSEENFRVIKTTKSESFRLSPNSLKMAIQSDIKKGFVPLYLCATIGTTSTNAVDPLDPLCDIAQQNGIWVHVDAAYAGSACICPEFRHFINGIEKANSFSLNAHKWFFSAPDCCCLWLKDPSTLRNSLSVNPLYLRNKATDLGEVVDYKDWQITLSKRFRAIKLWVVMKSYGVANLRNLLRSHVKMAKLFEELVGRDERFEVVVPRNFGLVCFRLSFNEVDKSNTMNLKLLEGINKSGRVYMTHAIVEDMYVIRFAVGGSMTEERHVIMAWKLVQELVKKVLEG, from the exons ATGGGAAGTATTAATAACGAAATTGACGACATCAGTTTTCATGTCGTCAACCCATTAGATCCAGAGGAATTCAGAAGTCAAGCACACAAAGTTGTTGATTTCATTGCAGATTATTACAAAAACATCGAACAATTCCCAGTTGTTAGCCAAGTTCATCCTAGTTATCTTCGAAAAACCATTCCCCAACAATCAGCTCCAAATGCTCCTGAATCCTTGGAATCCATTCTTCAAGATGTCAGCCGACATGTCGTTCCAGGTATTACTCATTGGCAGAACCCTAACTTTTTTGCATACTTTCCTGCTAGCAACAGCACTGCAGGTCTTCTAGGAGAAATGCTCAGCACTGGCTTCAATGTCGTCGGTTTTAACTGGCTGTCGTCCCCGGCTGTCACCGAGCTTGAAATGTTGGTGGTTGATTGGTTTGGTGAGATGCTTAATTTACCTAAATCTTTCCTGTTTTCGGGCGGCGGTGGTGGCGGCGGCGTTCTTCAAGGGACTACTTGTGAAGCAATTTTATGCACTTTGGTGGCTGCGAGAGACAAGAAACTTAAAGAGATTGGAAGAGAAAAGTTGAGTAAGCTTGTTGTTTATGGTTCCGATCAAACTCATATGTCCTTACAAAAGGCTGCACATGTCGCAG GTTTTTCTGAAGAAAATTTTCGAGTTATTAAGACAACAAAATCAGAGTCATTTAGGCTATCTCCAAACTCTCTAAAAATGGCAATTCAATCTGACATAAAAAAAGGGTTTGTCCCATTATACCTCTGTGCAACCATTGGAACAACTTCCACCAATGCCGTGGACCCGCTTGACCCACTATGTGATATAGCAcaacaaaatggaatttgggttCACGTCGACGCTGCATATGCCGGAAGCGCATGCATTTGTCCAGAGTTTCGACATTTCATAAACGGCATCGAGAAGGCAAATTCATTCAGCTTGAATGCCCATAAGTGGTTCTTCTCGGCACCGGATTGTTGCTGTTTGTGGTTGAAGGATCCGTCAACATTGAGAAATTCTCTCTCAGTGAACCCTCTGTATTTAAGAAATAAAGCAACAGATTTAGGCGAAGTGGTGGACTATAAAGATTGGCAGATTACACTCAGCAAAAGATTTCGAGCAATAAAATTATGGGTTGTGATGAAAAGCTATGGAGTAGCTAATTTGAGGAATCTTTTGAGAAGCCATGTGAAAATGGCCAAGCTTTTTGAGGAGCTCGTGGGGAGGGATGAGAGGTTTGAGGTTGTGGTTCCGAggaattttgggttagtttgttTCCGATTGTCGTTTAATGAAGTTGACAAGTCGAATACAATGAACTTGAAATTGTTGGAGGGGATTAACAAGTCGGGAAGAGTTTACATGACACATGCTATTGTTGAAGATATGTATGTGATTCGATTTGCCGTTGGTGGGTCCATGACGGAGGAACGACATGTCATCATGGCATGGAAGCTCGTGCAAGAACTGGTAAAGAAGGTCTTAGAGGGGTGA